The Mucilaginibacter mallensis genome has a segment encoding these proteins:
- a CDS encoding CDGSH iron-sulfur domain-containing protein, with protein sequence MATTKLTINNNGSVKIDGDFEIVDMQGNNYGLQGRTVVSICRCGLSANKPFCDGSHKGHFEHDAIAFDLPPKKV encoded by the coding sequence ATGGCTACAACAAAACTTACAATTAACAACAACGGATCAGTTAAAATAGATGGCGATTTTGAGATAGTGGATATGCAGGGTAACAACTACGGTTTACAAGGCAGAACGGTAGTATCAATTTGCCGTTGCGGACTATCAGCAAACAAACCTTTTTGCGATGGCTCACACAAAGGGCATTTTGAGCATGATGCTATCGCATTTGATTTGCCTCCGAAGAAGGTATAA
- a CDS encoding tRNA pseudouridine synthase A, whose translation MRYFIHIGYHGSRYSGWQKHPGVVNVQEVLETCLGKILKQPVPITGCGRTDALVHASQFFFHIDIENEWDFDLLFRLNKLLPDDIAVFDIIPMQGLPHARFDAVQRGYDYFIHTYKDPFFSGFSSLYPENNLDLHKMKAAIQLLPQYDDYRAFCKMPDRIDHTICHVSTARLYTDTTGDRLRFHISANRFLSKMVRIITGRLLEIGRGTMSVDEFEHYLADKITPQIITPAHPQGLYLSKVTYPYLDLPVRSAFSTMMVSGDWKEV comes from the coding sequence TTGCGCTACTTCATCCATATAGGTTACCACGGCTCGCGGTACAGCGGCTGGCAGAAACATCCGGGCGTTGTAAATGTGCAGGAAGTTTTGGAAACCTGTTTGGGTAAGATCCTGAAGCAACCTGTCCCCATTACCGGCTGCGGGCGCACCGACGCGCTGGTGCATGCCAGTCAATTCTTTTTTCATATTGATATTGAAAATGAATGGGATTTCGACCTGCTTTTCAGACTGAATAAATTATTGCCCGATGATATTGCCGTTTTTGATATCATCCCCATGCAGGGCCTGCCCCATGCCCGCTTTGATGCTGTACAGCGTGGTTACGATTACTTTATCCATACTTATAAAGACCCATTTTTCAGCGGGTTTAGCTCATTATATCCTGAAAATAACCTTGATCTGCATAAAATGAAGGCCGCCATACAATTGCTGCCGCAGTATGATGACTATCGCGCTTTCTGCAAAATGCCCGACAGGATAGATCATACCATTTGCCATGTAAGCACCGCCAGATTATATACTGATACCACCGGCGACAGGCTGCGCTTCCACATCTCCGCCAACCGTTTCCTTAGCAAAATGGTGCGCATAATAACAGGCCGCCTGCTTGAAATTGGCCGGGGTACCATGAGTGTAGATGAGTTTGAGCATTATTTAGCTGATAAAATTACCCCACAGATTATTACACCTGCACATCCTCAGGGATTATATTTATCCAAAGTAACGTATCCCTATCTGGATCTGCCGGTAAGATCGGCATTTTCAACGATGATGGTGAGTGGGGATTGGAAAGAAGTGTAA
- a CDS encoding GNAT family N-acetyltransferase yields the protein MITPFNSEDEYILEDERVLLRPLVASDFNILLPYAINEPDTWRYSAVNPAGEEGMRTYVDGALKARAEGKEYAFIVYDKQTNEYAGCTRFYDIQPQYQSLQLGYTWYGEKFRATGLNRHCKFLLLQFAFEQLGMVRVEFRADANNARSIAAMKALGCKVDGTLRSVMPLEDGTRRNTIVLSILKDEWESGAKEALKGKLS from the coding sequence ATGATAACACCCTTTAATTCCGAAGATGAATACATACTGGAGGATGAACGCGTGCTGCTAAGGCCGCTTGTTGCCAGTGATTTTAATATACTGTTGCCTTACGCCATTAATGAGCCGGATACCTGGAGATACTCCGCAGTTAACCCTGCCGGTGAAGAAGGAATGAGGACTTATGTAGATGGTGCACTTAAGGCCAGGGCAGAAGGTAAAGAATATGCTTTTATTGTTTATGACAAACAAACCAATGAGTACGCCGGCTGTACCCGTTTTTATGATATACAGCCACAATACCAAAGCTTACAACTGGGTTACACCTGGTATGGCGAAAAATTTCGCGCTACGGGTTTGAACAGGCATTGCAAGTTCCTGCTGCTGCAATTTGCTTTTGAGCAATTGGGTATGGTACGTGTTGAATTTAGGGCCGATGCCAATAACGCCCGCAGCATTGCCGCCATGAAAGCATTAGGCTGTAAAGTTGATGGCACACTCAGGAGCGTTATGCCATTAGAAGATGGTACACGCCGTAATACCATTGTGTTAAGTATTTTGAAAGATGAATGGGAAAGTGGCGCGAAGGAAGCGTTGAAGGGGAAACTTTCTTAA
- a CDS encoding beta-L-arabinofuranosidase domain-containing protein, giving the protein MKKLLLTTINFKIRKYAGPLMALCFLPGVSNAQTVVFISKPASTTSNAYYVSNKAPLTAQSFVKLPLSAIKPGGWLKKQLELQKDGLTGHLGEISIWLTKTDNAWLNKDRKGKYGWEELPYWLKGYGDIAYVLQDERMLKDTKFWIDAVINNQQPDGDFGPIIYKGDGKRDLWANMPMLWCMQSYYEYSKDARVLSFMSKYFKWELAIPDDKFLQDYWENSRGGDNMVSVYWLYNRTGEKWLLDLATKIDHNTANWRQKNNLPNWHNVNVAECFREPATYYQQSHNANDLAATYNDFKLIRNIYGQVPGGMFGADENARKGYDDPRQAVETCGMVEQMTSDEFLLQSTGDTFWADNCEDVAFNTFPAAFTSDYKALRYLTAPNMVVSDNKDHSPGIANTGPFLTMNPFSSRCCQHNHSAGWVYYAENSWMATADNGLAVQLYSEGEVTAKVGKGIRVKLTEQTHYPFNDRVNFTINTPRNVTFPLYLRIPAWCNGASVSINGKTVPVNAMPGGYIMLTNNWKNGDEVALQLPMALKVREWNQNKNSVSVNYGPLTFSLKIAENYVKTDATTAVQGDSGWQADADQSKWPAYNIYPASSWNYGLLVDTQHPELSFKVIKKQWPKDDNPFTNANAPIELVAQGKQIPGWTIDQYGLCGVLPVSPVKTAEKVTKLTLVPMGGARLRISAFPVVE; this is encoded by the coding sequence ATGAAGAAATTGTTGCTGACTACCATCAATTTTAAAATCCGAAAATATGCCGGGCCTTTAATGGCGCTGTGCTTTTTACCAGGCGTAAGTAATGCGCAAACTGTTGTTTTTATTAGTAAACCTGCCAGTACCACATCCAACGCTTATTATGTAAGTAACAAAGCACCGCTAACTGCACAAAGCTTTGTAAAGCTGCCATTAAGTGCTATAAAACCCGGTGGCTGGCTAAAAAAACAACTCGAATTACAAAAGGATGGCCTTACCGGGCATCTGGGCGAGATCAGCATATGGCTTACCAAAACTGATAATGCCTGGCTCAATAAAGACCGGAAAGGTAAATATGGCTGGGAAGAATTGCCTTACTGGTTAAAAGGTTATGGCGATATTGCTTACGTGCTGCAGGATGAGCGCATGCTGAAGGATACCAAATTCTGGATAGATGCAGTGATAAATAACCAGCAGCCCGATGGCGATTTTGGCCCCATAATTTACAAAGGCGATGGCAAGCGCGACCTGTGGGCCAATATGCCGATGCTGTGGTGCATGCAATCCTATTATGAATATTCGAAAGACGCACGGGTGCTGAGCTTTATGAGCAAGTACTTTAAATGGGAGCTTGCTATACCTGATGATAAGTTTTTACAGGATTACTGGGAAAACAGCAGGGGCGGAGATAATATGGTGAGTGTGTACTGGCTATATAACCGTACCGGTGAAAAATGGCTGCTGGATCTGGCAACAAAAATAGACCACAACACGGCTAACTGGCGACAAAAAAATAACCTGCCTAACTGGCATAACGTAAATGTGGCCGAATGTTTCAGGGAGCCTGCTACCTATTACCAACAAAGTCATAATGCCAATGATCTTGCAGCAACTTATAATGATTTTAAGTTGATCCGCAATATTTATGGGCAGGTACCGGGCGGCATGTTTGGTGCCGACGAAAATGCCCGCAAAGGTTATGACGACCCGCGTCAGGCCGTAGAAACCTGCGGCATGGTGGAGCAAATGACATCGGATGAGTTTTTATTGCAATCTACAGGTGATACTTTTTGGGCCGATAACTGCGAAGATGTCGCATTTAACACCTTCCCGGCAGCTTTTACATCCGACTATAAAGCTCTGCGTTATTTAACCGCGCCAAATATGGTAGTGAGCGATAACAAAGATCACTCGCCGGGTATAGCTAACACGGGTCCGTTTTTAACCATGAACCCTTTCAGTAGCAGGTGTTGCCAGCATAACCACTCTGCAGGCTGGGTTTATTATGCCGAGAACAGCTGGATGGCAACTGCCGATAACGGGCTTGCCGTGCAACTATATTCCGAAGGTGAAGTAACGGCAAAAGTTGGCAAGGGTATCCGGGTTAAACTTACCGAGCAAACACATTATCCGTTTAACGATAGGGTGAACTTTACTATAAATACTCCGCGTAATGTTACTTTTCCGCTTTACCTGCGTATACCGGCATGGTGTAATGGCGCATCGGTAAGCATTAATGGTAAAACAGTGCCGGTTAATGCAATGCCTGGTGGCTATATAATGCTTACTAATAACTGGAAAAATGGCGATGAAGTTGCCCTGCAATTGCCAATGGCGTTGAAAGTGAGGGAATGGAATCAGAATAAAAACAGCGTCAGCGTAAATTATGGTCCGCTTACATTCTCCTTAAAAATTGCGGAGAATTATGTAAAAACAGATGCTACAACCGCTGTACAAGGCGATTCGGGCTGGCAGGCTGATGCCGATCAATCCAAATGGCCGGCCTATAACATTTACCCTGCATCAAGCTGGAACTATGGTTTATTGGTGGATACACAACACCCGGAATTATCATTTAAAGTAATTAAAAAGCAATGGCCTAAGGATGATAACCCGTTCACCAATGCCAATGCACCCATTGAGCTTGTTGCGCAAGGTAAACAAATACCCGGGTGGACAATTGACCAATATGGACTGTGTGGCGTATTACCTGTAAGTCCGGTAAAAACCGCTGAAAAAGTTACTAAATTAACGCTGGTACCCATGGGCGGCGCAAGGTTAAGGATTTCGGCTTTTCCTGTGGTGGAATAG
- a CDS encoding LacI family DNA-binding transcriptional regulator, producing the protein MVNKKLSIVDIANQLNISKTTVSFILNGRAKEKRISDELVQKVLKFVEEVGYKPNSLAKSLRTGKSNIIGLMVENISDIFFANIARYIEDRAYKNGYRIIYCSTDNDAAKTKDLINMFRDRHVDGYIIAPPVGVEDDIAALIKDDLPVVLFDRFFPELESSYVVVDNLDATYNATKYFIDHGYKNIAFITFSSHQTQMQARMDGYEKALKEHNLASHIKEVDFYQDPQFIIEPITEFLEKNKGFDAILFGTNRLGVCGLKAMSNLGIKTPDDVAVISFDDNEVFEMYSPSITAIAQPIEEIADNVITILLHKLKTPAGSRQLEQVTLNSELRIRGSSSVDKPLVGSK; encoded by the coding sequence ATGGTAAACAAAAAATTATCAATAGTTGATATTGCTAACCAGCTGAATATTTCAAAAACCACCGTATCGTTTATATTAAATGGCAGGGCTAAAGAAAAGAGGATAAGCGATGAATTGGTGCAAAAGGTATTGAAATTTGTTGAGGAAGTTGGCTATAAACCCAACTCGTTGGCTAAAAGTTTACGTACCGGTAAATCAAATATCATTGGTTTGATGGTTGAAAACATATCGGATATCTTTTTCGCAAATATCGCCCGTTATATTGAGGACAGGGCTTACAAAAATGGTTACCGGATAATTTATTGCAGTACAGATAACGATGCGGCAAAAACCAAGGACCTGATAAACATGTTCCGCGACAGGCATGTGGATGGCTATATAATTGCCCCGCCTGTTGGCGTGGAAGATGATATTGCGGCCCTTATAAAAGATGACCTGCCGGTTGTGCTTTTCGACAGGTTTTTCCCCGAGCTTGAATCGAGCTATGTGGTGGTTGATAATTTGGATGCTACGTACAATGCCACCAAATATTTTATTGATCACGGGTATAAAAATATTGCCTTTATAACCTTCTCATCGCACCAAACACAAATGCAGGCGCGTATGGATGGTTATGAAAAGGCGCTGAAGGAACACAACCTGGCATCACATATAAAAGAAGTTGATTTTTACCAGGATCCGCAATTTATTATTGAACCAATTACCGAATTTCTTGAAAAGAATAAAGGGTTTGATGCCATATTATTCGGTACTAACCGCCTTGGGGTTTGCGGCTTAAAGGCGATGAGTAACCTGGGCATAAAAACGCCGGATGATGTAGCCGTTATATCATTTGATGATAATGAGGTATTTGAAATGTACTCGCCGTCAATTACCGCTATAGCGCAGCCTATTGAAGAAATTGCTGATAATGTGATAACTATTTTGCTGCACAAATTAAAAACACCGGCCGGCAGCCGCCAACTGGAGCAGGTTACTTTAAATAGCGAGCTCAGGATAAGAGGATCTTCTTCGGTTGATAAACCACTGGTAGGATCTAAGTAG
- a CDS encoding ABC transporter ATP-binding protein produces MEKPKDQSANKQAKKPGIFSLLKPYMGLVAMLIVFALFSNGINLLLPKIIANGIDAYTHKQFVYKPIIIEFTLAVIAIFIFTYLQSIIQTYASERVARDLRSKLSDKISKQSYAFVEMVNPSKLLTNLTADVDSIKMFVSQAVVSIASSLFIIIGASILLLIINWRLALCVIAIIPIIGGTFFYVLKKVRVLFKESRAVIDWLNKVINESIMGSALIRVINSQQLEYAKFLQANTRAKDFGLSILNLFAGLIPIITFTANMAALSILVLGGHYVIAGSMSLGNFAAFNSYLSLLIFPILVIGFMSNIIAQATASYERINIVLNAADLPQTGTVKELLRGDIDLKDVTVLYGQKPALENVSFSVNAGSKIAVIGPTAAGKTQLLYLLTGLINANNGTVEFDGRSLATYDSESFHSQVGFVFQDSIIFNMSIRENIAFSDTVTDESLEKAIDTAELRGFIDGLPDGLSTIVSERGSSLSGGQKQRIMLARALAVNPRVLLLDDFTARVDGNTEKKILANVQKNYPGLTLISVTQKIGAVEHYDKIIVLMQGEIVASGKHDELMHSSPEYVQIFNSQQSTSNYETVAK; encoded by the coding sequence ATGGAAAAACCTAAAGATCAGTCTGCAAATAAACAGGCTAAAAAGCCCGGGATATTCAGTTTGCTTAAACCTTATATGGGTTTGGTAGCAATGCTGATAGTATTCGCGCTTTTTAGTAATGGTATTAACCTGTTACTGCCTAAAATAATTGCCAATGGTATTGATGCCTATACCCATAAGCAATTTGTTTATAAGCCTATTATTATTGAATTTACGCTAGCGGTAATTGCCATATTTATATTTACTTATCTGCAAAGTATTATACAAACCTATGCCTCTGAGCGTGTGGCGCGGGATTTGAGGAGCAAGTTGTCCGACAAAATATCAAAACAAAGCTATGCCTTTGTTGAAATGGTAAACCCATCCAAGCTGCTTACCAACCTTACTGCTGATGTTGATTCCATCAAAATGTTCGTATCGCAGGCGGTTGTGTCAATAGCTTCGTCGCTATTCATAATTATTGGTGCCAGTATTTTATTGCTGATCATCAACTGGCGATTGGCCCTTTGCGTTATTGCCATCATCCCTATTATCGGCGGCACATTTTTTTATGTGTTGAAGAAGGTAAGAGTGTTATTTAAAGAGAGCCGTGCGGTTATCGATTGGCTTAACAAGGTAATCAACGAAAGTATAATGGGTTCGGCGCTTATAAGGGTTATCAACTCACAACAGTTGGAATACGCCAAGTTTTTACAGGCAAATACGAGAGCCAAAGATTTTGGGCTGTCTATATTAAATCTTTTTGCCGGTTTGATACCAATCATCACCTTTACCGCTAACATGGCAGCCCTAAGTATTTTGGTACTGGGTGGTCATTATGTGATTGCAGGCAGCATGAGCCTGGGTAATTTCGCGGCATTTAACAGTTACCTGTCATTGCTGATATTCCCTATACTGGTTATCGGTTTCATGAGCAATATTATAGCCCAGGCAACGGCATCGTATGAGCGTATTAATATAGTTTTAAACGCCGCCGATCTGCCGCAAACAGGCACTGTTAAAGAGCTATTAAGAGGTGATATCGACCTGAAGGATGTAACTGTATTATACGGCCAAAAGCCTGCGTTGGAAAACGTTTCATTTTCAGTAAACGCAGGTTCAAAAATAGCGGTTATTGGCCCTACAGCTGCGGGAAAAACGCAGTTGCTTTATTTGCTTACAGGGCTTATCAACGCCAATAACGGTACGGTAGAATTTGACGGCAGAAGCTTAGCTACGTATGATAGCGAATCGTTCCACAGTCAGGTAGGTTTTGTTTTCCAGGATAGTATCATCTTTAATATGAGTATCAGGGAAAATATCGCCTTTAGCGATACCGTAACCGATGAATCGCTGGAGAAAGCTATTGATACTGCCGAACTAAGAGGTTTTATTGATGGGTTGCCTGATGGATTAAGTACTATAGTTTCAGAACGCGGGTCGAGCCTTTCGGGCGGGCAAAAGCAGCGTATTATGCTGGCAAGGGCGCTTGCTGTTAACCCGAGAGTTTTATTGCTGGATGATTTTACCGCTCGTGTTGATGGTAATACCGAAAAGAAGATATTGGCTAACGTACAAAAGAATTATCCCGGCTTAACGCTGATATCGGTAACGCAAAAAATTGGCGCTGTTGAGCATTATGATAAGATAATTGTATTGATGCAGGGCGAAATTGTAGCCAGTGGTAAACATGATGAGTTGATGCACAGTAGTCCTGAATATGTGCAGATCTTTAACTCGCAGCAAAGTACCAGCAATTATGAAACCGTTGCTAAATAG